The Drosophila sulfurigaster albostrigata strain 15112-1811.04 chromosome 3, ASM2355843v2, whole genome shotgun sequence genomic sequence ttttcagATGCATTTGTGCATCGATCAGTTGCAGAGAAACCTGTGTGCAACTGTAGCGCAGCGAATCGATTTGGCCAACAGTCAAAcatcaattgcaaattaacaGTAGTTAAAATCCAAATGAATTTGTTGGCTGCCGTTCAATTTATGCAGCTGGCCACGGACTTCGACTTTGTCGATTTTGTCTTGAGGCAGTTTAATCTGCCGGTTCAAAGGTTGTGCATACGCATCCGAGTGATTTATGTACAGCTGCTGAAATATCATCGGAGATACAATTCGATGATGATGGCTTAACGGGCGCCAACAAAATTATGAGCGCGTGTATCCATAAGATACTCATACAGCGACTGACGAAGTCGAGttcgaaatgttttgttttttttcctcAAAATTCACACGCTGTGCTTATCGCAGAACCACAACGCACGAAAATAAACCACATACAGAGGCAGTGCCAATACTGCGCGTGTGTGTACCCGTCAGatacaatttttgattttcgacTGTGCACGAACTTTAAACTCTTACTCGAACCGTTCGTTCAGTCGCTGCCTTGACCGTTTGGTAAATagtaatttttcaattgtacacacacgcacacacacacatatacaaccATACATTGCGTCACAATGCAAAACGCTTATCGCTCAAGACTCTGCTACAACTCGTCTTCAGAGTTCTGATGTCTTGTGTTATCTGTGGGTGTAATTTTCTCACGGTTCACTTTTCAGTTACTCCGACTTAAATTGCGTTTGCACATTTCcctttttatattgtttttttggttttggtttttttattACTCGCTTTACCTTTTCGCCAACACTTTTGTGGGTGATTACTGCGCAGCACCTGAATAAATATCTTATCAGCATTTCGTTTCAGTTTTCAGCGCTTTATAtcgtatattaatttgatttctctGTTCTCTGAGCGTCATAAAGAAGCGTGGGAATGCgctaaaaaatattgttgcaaatttcaaGCCCTTTTTTTGGAATAGTGGAACAGTTGAAACTGTTCTCGCTGCGGTTTGGCAGCCGTATTCCAGCATTATCACTCGCTATCAAGTGTTTGGATTGTGCAAATAAACATGTGTGGCAAATCTTTTGCCACTAGGCAGGCAGCCAGGCGCTGGGAATTGTCAACAAAGTGGAGGCGATAAACGCTCATGTAGCTGGCGTGTTCAAGGTCTGGTTAACCAGCAGACCTTCGCAACTTTAGAGGTGCATTGTAGTTTTAAACAATACGAGTAAgcgaataaaaataagatgTCTTAATTGGAAAgtattaaagttaaaattaatattttgaaaaagaagtcgtttgtttatatttgatatttcataatgtaattaaagtaataacaaaaactgaaggctttttggttgctttgcttgtttttatgtcttttattgcttttcggttaataattattcaatttttttgagTTTCACGGGGTGACTACatacaaacatttaaataaaatcctTATCTGTTTGCCAATCCGTCTGAAGATATTGCGAGAAAACATTATACTTAAACTCTTAGTATTCTATTTaccaaattatttaaaaatcgtTGCAATATCCAATTTTATTTAGTGAGATATTTGCTAATATTTGTTCCTCTACAAACTATGTGCTTTACATTGTTTTCTTAGTATCGCTAagttattgtatttaaaatgaaaattccaaATTGACCTGTACTCTTTAAACGTATTTcccttttaatatttttataagtgttctaacaaatgaaatgtatgttCATCCTTATTGacatttggtttttgtttttgatttcctACAAAAAGAATTAGATTTTCAAACtaacctaaaagtatgcaacaaactTTAATAAGTCATAACcttagcatacttttgtgctggatacaacaataaaacttagagcatactttcaggcgtCACATTAAATAAGCTTGTATACTGCCGAAGAGCGGATTTTTATAGGCTTTTGAGACTCCGCAGCCTATTACCTAGAAAGCTACTTCCACCTAGATATTTGAGGCGTCTTAAACGGCAAGACTTTGCTTATCCAATAGGCtttcataatcataatatcTTCCAAtatctttcatatttttgtgttgttaaggtactttttatgtaaatatacaacaaaatagtaaaatacaataaattaatatgagCAGCAGAATGTCTACTACATATAACGACATATATTCAGTCGTGTAAATCGTAAGCAAACTTTTCATTTCCCTGCTTAGAATACTTTTCACTAACCCCCAAAATTAGTAAaacatttggtacattttatatttttattaaatcaatttttttgttttaaattttatttgcgatTTATGCAATTGGTCTCCTTTACTATAggtattttatatgtatatatgtatataatatgtcATGATTATTAAATAGGGCATACAAATCggaaaatcaatatttaataaacgaaaatgtataacaaaatgaaaatatgttgTGTATAGTTTTTTGTACACtttatgcgtgtgtgtttgtgtttgtttgtttgtttgttttttaaatcttttctcgtttttgtttttggtgtgtAACCAATTTAGTTCAGCTAGGAACTAATTACAACTACTATAActatattgttttgttgtcaaaAGATCACTACGTTTACGAAATCACTTCTAGTAGAATTCTCTAAATAACTTTGATGCCACAATTACGATTGCCCAACGACAAGTAATGCGGCATCGACTAAATCAAATACTTTGTGTTTGGATATCGGTAGAGGTTTAGGTCGAGCGTTTAGAGTTTTAGATATGTTAGGATAAAGATAGAgctaaaagtaaaagtaagtAGAAAGCTGCTTGCGCCTGGCCTGATTGAAGAGTTGTAGAATGATTTTGCTGgctttttgtttagttttgtttggtttgtttaGTTGCGAAATTAAGATATGGATGTGAGAAGCAGAGGGAGAATCTTACAAAACTTTGGTTAGCCctaaaattagttaaaaactTAACTTAGATATCCCTGTGCTTAGAAgagttttattaaaactaatttaaattaaattagcatAACGTGAGACATCTTTTCGACATCTTTGCTCACTTCTCATGTCCACCAGCGAACTCAGCCTGGAACTCGCGTATGCTCACATATGTGCCCGTCACGAAGCCCACAATTCCGAATAGTATCAGGCCCGAGTTCTTCCACAGTCGCCACTTGAAGGTGCCATAGCCAGGCTCCTCATAATACACAGCCAGCTCAATTATCGAGGGCACAATCATGCCCAGAGTGCTGAGGCAAACGGCGCCAATGAGGGAGATGAATGGACCCAAATTGGGCAGCGCAACAGCGATGGCACAGCAAAGCACctagaaaataaacaattatttagtatatatcaaataaataaagcattcAAGACTTACCACAAGTGAAACACGAAGTGCGTACTCGCTGATGTTTTGGCGTGCAGCGGAAATCTTGCTCTCAATGCCCTTCCACAGAATGCTGACGGGCACATAGAACTGCAGCGTGAAGGTAAAGAATATGGCAATGGCAATCATCAGCTTGACAGATTGAGCCAATCTGGaataagttaaatatacttataatCAACTGAATATATCGATTGAGATGCCAACTCACTTGTCTTCCTTTGGCAGATTCAGCGTAATGCTGGCCTCGGTTTCGCTGCCGTACTTCAGATAGCCAAAGAATCCAACGAGCGTGTACAGTCCAATGACCAGACCCATGCCGAAGTTGAGCACCGATGGGCAACCAATGAAGTGAGTGGGGTTCTTCATGTCGTTCTCCAGGGACATAACTACACCGATGCCTTCCAGAGCAAAGATGACGGTGCCGAAGAAGAGCGGCCATTGCGTTGGCTTCACAATGCCTTCGCGTTCAGCGGGCGCTGGCAGATCGGAGAACATGTAGACAAACGTGATGACGATGCCGACAAACATCAGAATGTTGGCAATCATCGAGAAGGGTGTCAGAAACTTGAGATTGCGCACCAGACACATGAAGACCAGCGGAGCTGAGACAATGACAATCCACAGGCGAACGCTCAATTGTGTCTCCAAATAGACATCGACAACTTGCTGCAGATTGGTGGCCACAAACACCAGATagatgcaacagcaaccgagCAGATCGAACACCAGAAACGTATTCACCATGAAGCGTATAAAGCGGGACCAGCGATTCAATGCCGGCGGACCATCGAGGAAAGCCTGTTCAGCGACATCGGCGAATCCCATCATGGGAATCTTGCGGCGACGGCACAGAATATGCGCACACTTCACCAAGATGTGGACACAATAAGTGCAGAGAGCGCCGACGGCGAAGGTGGCAATCAAACCGAACCAAAGACCGGCATTGGCAAAGGCCATGGGCATGGCCAGAATGCCGGAGCCCAGCGAACCTTTGAGCAGATGCACAAATGTTTCCATATCGCTGCAAATCGAGATCAATATTGCACAAGTGCATTAGACAAGTCGAATATGgacaattattatattatatctataATAGGTTAAAAGAAAACCAGTCTGGctgccaaaataaaaacgaaatctTAAGTTGCATCCAAAATATTTACGAAAAATAAGAGAATTTATTTAGCTatcttatttgttgttgcctcatTGAGCGAGAGTAATGCCAACAATACTTAATATACGAGTAAGCTACACACAcctacaaacacacagacgTCACACAATCGTGTGATGCTGTGTTATTTGTTAGCTTAATTCCAGCTTCTAATTGTCTGGTAATTGTTTTGTGCATCAATTCTGAAGAGTGAATCAATTATTTGTAGTTTCAGCATATTTAGCAGCCAATTAGCTTCTTTGTTGTTTAGTGTACATTTATGGCGCTAGCCCTCTCTCAAACTATTCTCTCTTGTTACACATTTATGCACTGCCAACGAATCGTGCAATGAAATTTCGACatttgttttgggtttttcttttcatacctaattctatttatttttttctctgtctATTTGcgaatttactttatttttagtgtggaagctttttcatttaaagtcCAAGGACAAtgtcaataaaattgcaatttgcatttccgatctttctgttctgttcttttctgttctgttatgttctgtctgtctattttttccttttcatttaGATTACAAAAGGCAATCGCGGCGAGAAATCAAAGTCTAGGCAAAAGTTCAATGACGttaattaattagttagtCATTGATTTATCTTAATCACATGCGGTGCGCACAATAATATCAGCTGTTTATATAAGCGAATCAATCGAGTATACGACGTGTTGACATAGGCAAagaaataatatgaaaatagatCATCTATATTTGGAGAACGATCTTACAATGAATGAGGTCAACTTTAAGGCATCCTTcaccaaataatatttaagcttAAGCGGATCAAAATATCCTTCAGTGTTTTACTTACGAAGTTGGATGCACCACTTTGCGATGCTCGAAGGGATTGTAGGTGCCATCCTCGCCATCGTCGCCGCCTTTTTTACGGGTCAGCACCAGGGGAAGAGTCGAGCCAGCCGCCTGCTGGACAGGCACATCGGCCATATCGGAGCGTATGAATCTATCCGAGGATGAATACATTTCAAACATTGTAGTCGAGGACTCATTATCGATATTCTTGTACATTGTTGCATCAACACCGAGtgcaccaacacacacacttaaattttaattgtaaattatatttgaacgAGCGAATAGCAAACGTTTTGCTATGGCATCGAACACTAAAATGAATTGAACACTCACTTGGGTTGCCCAATGTTCGCATTATTCCTGCTGCCGTTTTTCTTCTCGCTATCGTAGACCGTCACAACCGTCGGAATTTTCTGCAAGAAAAACacatatacgagtataagCAAAAGAGAGATCGGATTGAGAATATGTATGCAATGAATTAAAGATTGCAGAGTGCAGTCGAAAAAGCTAAAGAGCGAATGCTTATGTAAACCGCATTGAGGGACTATCAACTGATGCTGAGAGCGAGCCAAGAATTGATTTACGTagttttttcattatttttttttttgtggttgtcaGCAAGATAAATGCAGTTTATGGTTACTTGTTTGCTGGATTTGCAAATGATTTCTCTGACCTTGACAATGCTTATGCGCaatgtcaaatattttgttggtcGTCAAACGAATAGTTtctgcagcaattgcagcaagAAGAGCTGGTAAACAAAACGCCCGACAATGCAGCGTATAGCGACATTTTTTGGCAACACgcgtcgtatgcgcaatattcaAGTTCAATAGTCAAATTGTTATGCGGAAGAAGAATATAGAACacagaacacaacacacactaTCACACACTTAATCACCCACGCAGTCGACAAGATCACGTTGTCTCTCAGCccattctttatttatttttttgttctttgagTCTTTGAGTCGCACCTGCTGATCCAAACTAGACGCACTCAATGACGTTGTCATCACAGCGGAACCGCTCGATGGCGCCGGCGGTGGTCCGCCTCGTTTCAGCGACATTTTCAACCTATGACGACTGAGCGCAGCACTCGATAGTCGTGTTTCCCTTGCCCTAGAGCCAAGACTGCTCAGCTCGTGATCCTGCGGCTGCTGACGCGGCGGCAATGGCGGTTTTCCGGCTGTGGCGTTCAGCTTGATGGCGTTGCACTGCACTGTGTGTCGTGTTTGAAATTGtgatcgcaatcgcaatcgagATCGAGATCGAGCTAAATGTCAAATTCGTGTGTTCGAGCGACATGCGCGACGTTTACACGTTCAATTCACGTTccagagagagggaaagagaccAGCAATGTAAAATCTATTCGCGTTCACGGCCAATGTCGTCCGTTTATATGCACATTTGTGGCCAAAATGAAAAGCGACAGGCCGCAGCAGCCAGCggacagcagccagcagccgaCAGAATGAGACACTGCTGCGACGTGGCGCACTCAGAGAGTTGTCTATGATCTCTTGCAAATAGCTGCAAATAAATAGTGGGACACACGgctgagcaacagcaacaacaatcacaacaacaactacgactgCATTAACGCTAGGGGCTCTGGCAATTGAGCAACAAGCAGTTTGTGACGGGATTTGATCGCAATcgaggttttttttttgtcggtttTCGGCTTCTGTAGGTGTAGCCAGAGATACATTCATTGGgggtgcagcagcagctagtCGTAGCTAGATCGAGCTTCTCGATGTCGTCATCGGTTTGCTTGCTGCCCGTTGCCTTCTATTGTTTCCTACACATTGTATCAGATCACACGTGCCCCAGCGAGCGTGTGGAAAAGagagatacagagagagagagagagagagagagagcagctgCAAGCGTTTGAGGGGTAAGGGGAAACGTGAGTCGCAGCGAGGTGGctattaaaaaacaacaaaaaaaagcacaatCCGTATTGTGAGTGCTCCCACATATAAATTGATCAAAATCAGTGCGACGCCGCACAGAAAGCGACATGATCCGAGCAACGCGACTAAAGCAAGTGCGacgtaaataaaattaatgaggAAGCTGTAAATTTGCGCAAAAAATGTGCGAAAAATATTTAcgactgcagcaacaacaacagccagccagccatgGCCAAAAATTGTGCCCTCTTGTagtaattttatgtttattttggtTTGTCCAAATTGAATCAACTGCCCAAAAAGAGACATCAAAATATTCAGATTTGACAGCGATttgagtttattaaaaaattgcagcataaatttactaattaaagcaaacgccaaaaatttgtacattttatttatttacgcgCGGCAATTTATCCCGCGCAAGCGACAACGGTGCGTATGCTTGTTGAGTGTCGGAATGcggctggcgccatctatgggCCTGCACAGGAAACTGTTACAACAGCGCCACACGTAACAGCGGCGAGTCACAAGCACCTGCGCGGCGAATTTGCCAAGCGAGCTGATTCAACGAGTTTGCGCGGCGAATTCAAAGCGACATCCGTCAGatgtttgaattttaatttaattgtgtttGACAACAAGGCAATTTAAGCGACaactattaattatatttgatgtaatgtattttattacgtgaatatttttaaattttaagaagtTTGTAAGACAAGTTGAAATGCAATTGGAAACTATTTTTGTTCTCAGTTGTTGATTACTTTGAAAAGCAATAAATCGCAAAAACATTCGCGGTAAATTCAGatgtttgaattttattttaatagtgTTTGACAACAATGAAATTTAAGAGACAACTATTAATTATGTGTAATATAATGTATTacgtaaatatttttaagcttTAAGAAATGGAATTGAAAAGCTATTGTTCACGCCCAGCTGTTGATGACTTTGAGAGGCAATAAATCGCAACAACTTTTGCGGCGAATTCAAAACGATATCCGTTAGATGTTTGAATATTAGTTTAATTGTTTCaaacaatacaataatttatgtaatataattttttacataaatatttataaattttgagaAGTACGTAACACAagttgaaatgcaattgaaactaTTATTGTTCAGatgtttgaattttaatttaatgtactTGATAACAATGCAATTCAAGCGACaactattaattataatttatgtaatataatttattaggtaaataatttgaaacttggagaaatgcaattaaaaaactatTGTTCACGCCCAGCTGTTGATGAGTTTGAGAGGCAATAAATCGTAACAACTTTCGCATATGCCAAACGACAACTTGACAGTTTTACGCTTCAGTAAGCAGAGTAGTAAGCGAAATTGGAAATGGGTTAAATATACCCCGTGGAGTGTAGGGTATATCAGCTGTTGCTAAAAATAGCTAAACGCCATTtctaactaaatataaaaatagttttgtttaCATGTAATTGGGCAGCTGTGCCGTGCAAAAAGTTGAGCTGAACTTTAGCGCCAAATAATGCAATTGTCATACTCGTATTTATAAACGTCACATTCCGTCAGTCAATCATTTCGTGTTGTGTCGCGTGCAATAATTCTAAAGTCGGAAACTTCATGCACAGTGTAACAATTACGAAATTCATTTAACTGCGTTTGCGTTTTTCGTTGCTTCGAGTTGAGTTTGCAGAGCGAGGGAAGTGGAATTTGTACTCGAATTCAAATGGCGGCAACAGCTACGCAAATAGCGCAAGCACAGCAAAGTGCATAgccaacaaaacagaaaaaacaaagtatagaaaaaataagaaacatgTGCGAAGAAGAACAAAAGCACAACAGAACAAAATGCAACCTGGAAGCGAACGaattgcaaactgcaaactgcattTGCTCCCCTAAAGAGCATTCAGTTCTCAATACGTGTCATTGGCGCAGTTCAAGTTCAATATGGCGGCAAGTTCCGTTAGCTGCGAGCTGCAGCAATGTTGCCCCATTGATAACAGAGATAAGCAGAGATAAATTGACTATGAACACAAGCGATGAGATGGCAAAAGTGTTTTAGGtcgcaaatatttgtataaatgcttttgcaaaaatgatttaatcgAATGCCGAGATAGCGatgtcatttatttttgttgtaatagATAGCTAGGGGAGAGAGGAAGAAGACAACTCAATTGCTTAAACTTGCGAATCAAACATCAGAAAAAAGGGATGACTATACGCTTAAGTGTCGATTACATAAGACAAAATACCGTGTAAAATAATTGATGACAAATGTTGAGCTATAACTTATTCTTGTATTggattataataattataaatagcaTATATTCTTATCAGCTCACATGAGCTGATTCAGcacagaaataaatataattagcGACAGTAATCATTATGGAAATTTCTagataaaatttgcaaattcacGAAACTCACATCAATCAATGGGTATtccatttgtttataatttttcaagtATTTCCCACTCATCGATAACATCGGTAATTTCTAGGAGCCAGCGATAAGAAGCCCGTAGAGTTTAAAACTCAAGCTGAAATCTCGGCACAATCTCGAAACGTGTTATTACAAATTGTGCGCAAATAATGAGTAATTAGAAATGTAAAGAGAGTATTAAGTATTAATTCCCTTGCATGCAATGACGAAATCACAAACAGCAAATAGAACTCTCAATCCTAGGACAATGACTAAGCCACATTCGCAGGCGTACGAGAGGCGGCATCGAACATGCATTCATGTACATTGCgatatttctaattaaaactGTCAACTTGGCTCAATAGCTGCATGCCATTGAACTTACATAAGCAACAGAACAGAACCGAACCGAACAGAGcaatgaaatcgaaatcgaaaacgaaacaaatgcaaacaatttgtagtGGAAAGTTTTTAACAAAACTGGCTAAAATGCTGGCGACGAGAAATGTGCATCACGTGGCTCCCCAACCCCCTTCTTCATCCCCCTTCTCCCTTTGCGGTCTGTTGCATTTCTagcgaaatacaaaaaaaaaactgtcagCAATCAGTCAATGCAAACACCTAGCTACGATTTATAGCTGTGGCTTTTTCACCCTCTCTTCGCAGTGTGCCAAATGTCATATGCATTTGGGGCACCTtcgaaatgcataaaaatatgttatgttaGATAAGATACGAGTATCATATGTGTGTTTAAAAAGGGGCTCTACAATTTCTAGATACCGATGGAAACGGGTGTCAAtcgaattgcaatttaatacaTAACGAACTGCAGGAATTAATGTTCCTCAAATATAAACATCTGCGAAACTAGAGACTATGTAATGAGGTAGAGACTTATTACCTGATGCCTGAACATAATGTGTGACTCTGCAGTCGAGTTTCAAGTGCACAGCGGCTGATGCAATTCAATAGAAGTAAATacgagtgagagagtgagttagagagagagagagagagagagcgagcaagTCGAGTTATTACGCTGCAAGTGCTGAGAATCTGGACACGCTTTTAGAGCGCGACTTCTGGGCATGGAAAATTCCCAAATGCAATCGAATGTTTTATTGTGCCAGTTTGTAGAAAAGCAACGCAGCAAATTCATCAACGGCGCttgcgcagcagcaacataaatGACAGACTGACAAATCGACAGTTGAATATTTTCAAGTCAAAGTACAATAAATGGCATATTTTTTAGCCACGAAATTGTAGTTCGTAAAATTGAAACCCTGAAAAACGCTGACGCAGTAGGTAGTCGAAG encodes the following:
- the LOC133841050 gene encoding proton-coupled amino acid transporter-like protein CG1139 isoform X2, producing the protein MTVIAINGANTIPDNGTKIPTVVTVYDSEKKNGSRNNANIGQPKFIRSDMADVPVQQAAGSTLPLVLTRKKGGDDGEDGTYNPFEHRKVVHPTSDMETFVHLLKGSLGSGILAMPMAFANAGLWFGLIATFAVGALCTYCVHILVKCAHILCRRRKIPMMGFADVAEQAFLDGPPALNRWSRFIRFMVNTFLVFDLLGCCCIYLVFVATNLQQVVDVYLETQLSVRLWIVIVSAPLVFMCLVRNLKFLTPFSMIANILMFVGIVITFVYMFSDLPAPAEREGIVKPTQWPLFFGTVIFALEGIGVVMSLENDMKNPTHFIGCPSVLNFGMGLVIGLYTLVGFFGYLKYGSETEASITLNLPKEDKLAQSVKLMIAIAIFFTFTLQFYVPVSILWKGIESKISAARQNISEYALRVSLVVLCCAIAVALPNLGPFISLIGAVCLSTLGMIVPSIIELAVYYEEPGYGTFKWRLWKNSGLILFGIVGFVTGTYVSIREFQAEFAGGHEK
- the LOC133841050 gene encoding proton-coupled amino acid transporter-like protein CG1139 isoform X1, producing the protein MSFHKSDSRTPLAPAEYTKIPTVVTVYDSEKKNGSRNNANIGQPKFIRSDMADVPVQQAAGSTLPLVLTRKKGGDDGEDGTYNPFEHRKVVHPTSDMETFVHLLKGSLGSGILAMPMAFANAGLWFGLIATFAVGALCTYCVHILVKCAHILCRRRKIPMMGFADVAEQAFLDGPPALNRWSRFIRFMVNTFLVFDLLGCCCIYLVFVATNLQQVVDVYLETQLSVRLWIVIVSAPLVFMCLVRNLKFLTPFSMIANILMFVGIVITFVYMFSDLPAPAEREGIVKPTQWPLFFGTVIFALEGIGVVMSLENDMKNPTHFIGCPSVLNFGMGLVIGLYTLVGFFGYLKYGSETEASITLNLPKEDKLAQSVKLMIAIAIFFTFTLQFYVPVSILWKGIESKISAARQNISEYALRVSLVVLCCAIAVALPNLGPFISLIGAVCLSTLGMIVPSIIELAVYYEEPGYGTFKWRLWKNSGLILFGIVGFVTGTYVSIREFQAEFAGGHEK
- the LOC133841050 gene encoding proton-coupled amino acid transporter-like protein CG1139 isoform X3, with the protein product MSLKRGGPPPAPSSGSAVMTTSLSASSLDQQKIPTVVTVYDSEKKNGSRNNANIGQPKFIRSDMADVPVQQAAGSTLPLVLTRKKGGDDGEDGTYNPFEHRKVVHPTSDMETFVHLLKGSLGSGILAMPMAFANAGLWFGLIATFAVGALCTYCVHILVKCAHILCRRRKIPMMGFADVAEQAFLDGPPALNRWSRFIRFMVNTFLVFDLLGCCCIYLVFVATNLQQVVDVYLETQLSVRLWIVIVSAPLVFMCLVRNLKFLTPFSMIANILMFVGIVITFVYMFSDLPAPAEREGIVKPTQWPLFFGTVIFALEGIGVVMSLENDMKNPTHFIGCPSVLNFGMGLVIGLYTLVGFFGYLKYGSETEASITLNLPKEDKLAQSVKLMIAIAIFFTFTLQFYVPVSILWKGIESKISAARQNISEYALRVSLVVLCCAIAVALPNLGPFISLIGAVCLSTLGMIVPSIIELAVYYEEPGYGTFKWRLWKNSGLILFGIVGFVTGTYVSIREFQAEFAGGHEK